In Acropora palmata chromosome 7, jaAcrPala1.3, whole genome shotgun sequence, one genomic interval encodes:
- the LOC141885717 gene encoding uncharacterized protein LOC141885717 isoform X1: MKLVVTSSDVTKCDFVLSFSVPAINAFPKPEVGLSCVPNELFDVCGENMQCEKIGDTFLCRCQSGFVSKENHCEDIDECKEKDVRLECKEIGAECANLPGSYECRCERGYQHGDEHCEDIDECSEDKCDAKAVCENTRGSYTCKCKTGFAGDGYQCILDEVYAQKKEINQIIIIGASTAGGSLLIILLIACLCCVNPKKPKPKKKKKAPKVPAIRDEWAADSSGSSGDSE; this comes from the exons ATGAAACTTGTCGTGACCTCCAGCGATGTAACTAAgtgtgattttgttttgtcattttctgtCCCAGCAATAAACGCATTTCCAAAGCCAGAGGTAGGTTTGTCTTGCGTTCCAAATGAGTTGTTTGATGTGTGCGGAGAAAACATGCAATGTGAGAAGATTGGGGACACCTTCCTCTGTAGGTGCCAATCAGGTTTTGTTTCCAAGGAAAACCATTGTGAAG ATATTGatgaatgtaaagaaaaagACGTTCGGTTGGAATGTAAAGAAATTGGCGCTGAATGCGCTAATCTCCCAGGATCCTACGAGTGCCGCTGTGAGCGAGGATATCAACATGGCGACGAACACTGTGAAG ATATAGACGAATGCTCCGAGGATAAATGCGACGCAAAGGCCGTTTGCGAGAACACGCGGGGTTCCTACACCTGCAAGTGCAAAACGGGATTCGCTGGGGACGGCTACCAATGCATTTTGGATGAAGTTTACGCGCAGAAAAAAGAGATCAatcaaattattatcattggtGCGTCAACGGCCGGCGGTTCTTTGCTTATCATTCTTTTAATTGCATGTTTATGTTGTGTAAATCCGAAGAAAcccaaaccaaaaaaaaagaaaaaagcccCTAAAGTGCCTGCCATCCGCGATGAATGGGCGGCGGACAGCTCGGGAAGTTCCGGCGACTCGGAATAA
- the LOC141885717 gene encoding uncharacterized protein LOC141885717 isoform X2, whose amino-acid sequence MKKSLPLTLLAMTLFCNQSAINAFPKPEVGLSCVPNELFDVCGENMQCEKIGDTFLCRCQSGFVSKENHCEDIDECKEKDVRLECKEIGAECANLPGSYECRCERGYQHGDEHCEDIDECSEDKCDAKAVCENTRGSYTCKCKTGFAGDGYQCILDEVYAQKKEINQIIIIGASTAGGSLLIILLIACLCCVNPKKPKPKKKKKAPKVPAIRDEWAADSSGSSGDSE is encoded by the exons CAATAAACGCATTTCCAAAGCCAGAGGTAGGTTTGTCTTGCGTTCCAAATGAGTTGTTTGATGTGTGCGGAGAAAACATGCAATGTGAGAAGATTGGGGACACCTTCCTCTGTAGGTGCCAATCAGGTTTTGTTTCCAAGGAAAACCATTGTGAAG ATATTGatgaatgtaaagaaaaagACGTTCGGTTGGAATGTAAAGAAATTGGCGCTGAATGCGCTAATCTCCCAGGATCCTACGAGTGCCGCTGTGAGCGAGGATATCAACATGGCGACGAACACTGTGAAG ATATAGACGAATGCTCCGAGGATAAATGCGACGCAAAGGCCGTTTGCGAGAACACGCGGGGTTCCTACACCTGCAAGTGCAAAACGGGATTCGCTGGGGACGGCTACCAATGCATTTTGGATGAAGTTTACGCGCAGAAAAAAGAGATCAatcaaattattatcattggtGCGTCAACGGCCGGCGGTTCTTTGCTTATCATTCTTTTAATTGCATGTTTATGTTGTGTAAATCCGAAGAAAcccaaaccaaaaaaaaagaaaaaagcccCTAAAGTGCCTGCCATCCGCGATGAATGGGCGGCGGACAGCTCGGGAAGTTCCGGCGACTCGGAATAA